The following are from one region of the Elusimicrobiota bacterium genome:
- a CDS encoding tetratricopeptide repeat protein: MSIQSSGEYQDRGLELLLADDAEEALSVFEEGIRKFPGDAELNLGRALALNRLGEYVRAGEILEALRVTSNQVEDVLTGLVEAYLGRGMVLQAKTVAKDLADGPAKRDAETLCRLGRLFYMKKRYRDALPYYERGAELSPKWGEAWFGLGACQWALSHPAGAEAALRRAVELEPEDWQARQFLGCVLHDLGRKKDAREMLEAVPLDVSWQRPALERMVAMAWWPQDAEKRKQMESLWKSVMGGAPGRGAMDVLEEVSRKMEFKP, encoded by the coding sequence ATGTCCATCCAATCGAGCGGTGAGTACCAAGACCGAGGACTCGAGTTGCTCTTGGCGGACGATGCGGAAGAAGCGCTTTCGGTCTTCGAGGAAGGCATCCGGAAGTTCCCCGGCGACGCGGAGCTGAACCTGGGGCGGGCCCTGGCGCTCAACCGCCTGGGAGAGTACGTCCGGGCGGGCGAGATCCTCGAAGCCCTGCGCGTGACGTCGAATCAGGTCGAGGACGTGCTGACGGGTCTCGTCGAGGCCTACCTGGGACGCGGCATGGTCCTGCAGGCCAAGACCGTGGCGAAGGACCTGGCCGACGGCCCGGCCAAGCGCGATGCCGAGACCCTGTGCCGGCTGGGCAGGCTTTTCTACATGAAGAAGCGCTACCGCGACGCGCTTCCGTACTACGAGCGGGGCGCGGAGCTCTCGCCGAAGTGGGGCGAGGCGTGGTTCGGGCTGGGAGCGTGCCAGTGGGCGCTGTCGCATCCGGCGGGAGCGGAGGCCGCGCTGCGCCGCGCCGTCGAGCTCGAGCCGGAAGACTGGCAGGCCCGTCAGTTCCTGGGCTGCGTGCTGCACGACTTGGGACGCAAGAAGGACGCGCGCGAGATGCTGGAAGCGGTGCCGTTGGACGTCTCGTGGCAGAGGCCGGCCCTGGAGAGGATGGTCGCGATGGCCTGGTGGCCCCAGGACGCGGAGAAGCGCAAGCAGATGGAGTCGCTGTGGAAGAGCGTGATGGG